The following coding sequences are from one Nicotiana tabacum cultivar K326 chromosome 1, ASM71507v2, whole genome shotgun sequence window:
- the LOC107782536 gene encoding putative WRKY transcription factor 51, translating into MYTMRIQSITMAANNPCTNMSYGSFRSLDSPDSDFSNQLINFELSDIFELDNWPVHDDPTSVVSDPSQYSNYAANEVVTTERSRSYQDGPTNNVGSSSEKKEVKDKVAFKTLSQIEILDDGYKWRKYGKKMVKDSPNPRNYYRCSVEGCPVKKRVERDKEDCRYVITTYEGVHNHQGPSQF; encoded by the exons ATGTACACCATGCGAATTCAGTCGATTACCATGGCTGCAAATAATCCTTGCACAAACATGTCTTATGGGAGTTTTAGATCACTGGACTCACCTGACAGTGATTTTTCAAACCAGCTAATTAACTTTGAGCTTTCTGACATTTTTGAGCTCGATAATTGGCCCGTTCATGATGATCCAACGTCCGTTGTTTCTGACCCTTCTCAGTACTCAAATTATGCAGCAAATGAAGTGGTTACCACTGAGAGAAGCAGAAGTTACCAGGACGGACCTACCAACA ACGTTGGGAGCAGCAGCGagaagaaggaagtaaaggacaAGGTTGCTTTCAAAACACTATCACAGATTGAAATACTAGATGATGGCTACAAGTGGAGAAAGTATGGAAAGAAGATGGTGAAAGATAGTCCAAACCCAAG GAATTACTATAGGTGCTCCGTTGAAGGTTGTCCAGTGAAGAAGAGAGTTGAACGAGACAAAGAGGACTGTCGGTATGTGATAACCACCTATGAGGGTGTCCACAACCATCAAGGTCCTTCGCAGTTCTGA
- the LOC107782535 gene encoding protein PLASTID MOVEMENT IMPAIRED 1-RELATED 2-like, translating to MSWKSSSGEQNGGRLLRDIEEISKALYVHKTPHKALTFQADHRHDSFGDTYSSKSSSDVVPDDMLRKQKKSSMWSWNPLKALTHIRHRRFNCCFFLHVHAIEGLPVNFKDLALCVNWKRKGEVMRTRPAQVCQGTAEFEETLTHSCSVYGSRTGHQHSAKYEPKHLLLHVSVIGAPSLDIGKHWVDLTRLLPLTLEELEEGRRNSGKWTTSFKLSGKAKGAMLNVSFGFSVSGSNSIEPSQFVQAIKSAAIDHSSECDGTSSNRMLRRVGSVPHKPAGMTHFSSRSLDARSFDEVLSDQKSELSRSITFLYKKLEEGKLEKLDELDFLYEHLEPLKPNSGALSQPYAESTRDDQHIEFTVSELGMESSRKEPLKPEVCSYESCDDTSIETTDVAYILEDTSNEKSEYYEGEHTMKSSNYEETDVCEDGTFEELESIFLDLLTAESAELDSPVEIFDSIDQENYMNLKSSYKSSRRVKSLSLDDVTESVANDFLDMLNIEQTSIDLSFDSCPDSPRECLLRQFEKEALSSGNPIFGFDATDDQVEFSGIASSVHGRVACSDDFDLSSVIKDFEKEHKRGTQSLRSKRNAKMIENLETEALMRDWGLNEKAFQNSPRTSSGGFGSPIYLSPERPLELPPLGEGLGSKMCTHNGGFLCSMSPQHFRNARNGARLTMQFSSPVVLPAAMGCSAMEILSCWASGGISKMSVQADTLMPLEDITGRNIQEMAWEARSRIEPDERFTFWHGLFGMKKGSEDLFLNRSSGHLNSTSIIDDVDLGCVSMEDLAPLAMDKIEPLTVEGLRIQSNLSDNEAPSSIRPQLSEVFGSNIAGVLQHWSGKESDDDEGDLVELSVSPDEWLRLDAGDFSNNPEIKERITKILAAHHAKSLGLDSSGLATGKERSELLGRECGQLCNNLTLALRVQLRDPLRDYEMVGISMLILIQLERSYAPVEQYSCSRTSERNSSCENDPKEQFFQEETIAGESERGIHRQAVSQFRITEIHVAGFNVEPNDEQVWSTKRQQQAGTRWLLSSGMGRTSKRPFSKSNAIIRLSPQIRRTMRPGDALWSISSDFHIRDSKWKELATTNVHIRNPDIIFPTEGCPNPSHLGIKL from the exons ATGTCTTGGAAGAGCAGTAGCGGGGAACAGAATGGTGGGCGGTTGTTGCGCGACATTGAAGAAATTAGTAAAGCCCTTTATGTACATAAAACCCCTCACAAGGCTTTAACTTTTCAAGCAGATCATAGGCATGATTCTTTTGGTGATACCTATAGTTCTAAATCCAGTTCCGATGTTGTACCTGATGACATGCTGCGTAAACAGAAGAAATCATCAATGTGGAGTTGGAATCCACTAAAGGCTCTAACTCATATCCGCCATCGACGGTTTAATTGTTGTTTCTTTCTTCATGTTCATGCCATTGAAGGATTGCCTGTCAATTTCAAGGACCTTGCTTTGTGTGTAAATTGGAAACGTAAGGGTGAAGTGATGAGAACTCGCCCTGCTCAGGTTTGTCAGGGAACAGCTGAGTTTGAAGAGACTTTGACACATTCCTGTTCTGTATATGGAAGTAGGACAGGACACCAGCATTCAGCAAAGTATGAGCCTAAGCATTTACTGCTTCATGTTTCTGTGATAGGGGCTCCAAGCCTTGATATTGGCAAACATTGGGTTGATCTTACGAGGTTGCTTCCACTTACCCTGGAGGAGTTAGAGGAGGGAAGAAGGAATTCAGGGAAGTGGACCACGAGCTTCAAGCTTTCAGGAAAGGCTAAAGGTGCAATGCTGAATGTTAGTTTCGGGTTTTCTGTATCAGGGAGTAACTCGATTGAACCTAGTCAGTTCGTACAAGCCATCAAATCTGCTGCAATAGATCATTCCTCAGAATGTGATGGGACTAGTAGTAATAGAATGCTTCGGAGGGTTGGAAGTGTTCCCCACAAGCCTGCTGGTATGACTCATTTTTCATCTAGGTCACTGGATGCTAGAAGTTTTGATGAAGTTTTATCAGACCAAAAATCAGAACTTTCTCGATCTATTACTTTTCTGTATAAAAAACTTGAGGAAGGAAAATTGGAGAAATTAGATGAATTAGATTTCTTATATGAACATTTAGAACCCTTAAAACCAAACTCTGGTGCTTTGTCTCAGCCTTATGCTGAAAGTACCAGGGATGATCAACATATTGAGTTTACTGTCAGTGAGCTGGGCATGGAATCTTCTAGGAAAGAGCCGTTGAAACCAGAAGTATGTTCTTATGAAAGTTGTGATGATACTTCAATAGAAACTACTGATGTTGCTTACATTTTGGAGGATACAAGTAATGAGAAAAGTGAATACTACGAAGGAGAACATACGATGAAGAGCAGCAACTATGAGGAGACTGATGTGTGCGAGGATGGAACGTTTGAAGAGCTTGAATCGATTTTCCTAGACCTGTTGACTGCTGAGTCCGCAGAGTTGGATTCACCAGTAGAAATCTTTGATTCCATTGACCAAGAAAACTACATGAATCTGAAGTCCAGCTATAAATCCAGTAGGCGGGTGAAATCACTTAGCCTAGATGATGTTACAGAGTCTGTGGCAAATGATTTTCTAGATATGTTGAACATTGAGCAGACGTCAATTGACTTGAGTTTTGATAGTTGTCCGGATTCGCCAAGAGAATGCCTTTTGAGACAGTTCGAAAAGGAAGCCCTTTCTTCTGGAAACCCAATTTTTGGTTTTGATGCAACAGATGATCAAGTGGAATTCAGTGGCATTGCTTCAAGTGTTCATGGAAGAGTTGCATGTTCTGACGACTTTGATTTGTCATCGGTTATTAAGGATTTTGAGAAGGAGCACAAGCGGGGTACCCAGTCATTGAGGAGTAAAAGGAAtgcaaaaatgatagaaaacttGGAAACTGAGGCTTTAATGCGAGATTGGGGTTTGAATGAGAAAGCATTCCAGAATTCACCACGCACCAGCTCTGGTGGGTTTGGAAGTCCAATCTATCTTTCCCCTGAAAGACCATTAGAATTACCTCCTCTTGGGGAGGGCTTAGGTTCCAAAATGTGCACGCATAATGGGGGCTTCTTATGTTCAATGAGTCCTCAACATTTTAGGAATGCAAGAAATGGTGCAAGGTTGACCATGCAGTTTTCCAGTCCAGTTGTGCTCCCTGCTGCAATGGGTTGTAGTGCTATGGAAATACTCAGCTGCTGGGCATCTGGGGGAATTTCCAAAATGTCTGTTCAAGCGGATACACTGATGCCTTTAGAAGATATCACGGGGAGGAATATACAAGAAATGGCCTGGGAAGCCAGATCCAGAATTGAACCAGATGAGAG GTTCACTTTTTGGCATGGCTTATTTGGTATGAAGAAGGGCAGTGAAGATCTGTTTTTAAATCGGAGTTCTGGTCATCTGAATTCAACCTCAATAATTGATGATGTAGATTTAGGTTGTGTGTCTATGGAGGATCTAGCTCCTTTGGCAATGGATAAGATAGAACCTCTTACAGTAGAAGGGTTAAGAATCCAGTCAAACTTGTCAGATAATGAAGCACCTTCAAGCATTAGGCCTCAACTTAGTGAAGTTTTTGGTTCTAATATAGCTGGCGTATTACAGCATTGGAGTGGCAAAGAAAGTGATGATGACGAGGGTGATTTAGTGGAGCTGTCTGTTTCACCAGATGAATGGTTGAGGCTGGATGCTGGAGATTTCAGTAATAATCCTGAGATCAAAGAAAGAATCACCAAAATATTAGCAGCCCATCATGCTAAGTCCCTTGGTTTAGATAGTTCAGGACTGGCAACAGGTAAAGAAAGGTCGGAATTGTTGGGTAGAGAGTGTGGTCAACTGTGTAACAACTTGACTTTAGCTCTGAGGGTTCAACTCAGAGATCCTTTGCGTGACTATGAGATGGTCGGCATCTCCATGCTCATTCTGATTCAATTAGAGAGATCTTATGCTCCTGTTGAACAATATTCCTGCAGCAGAACATCAGAAAGAAATTCAAGCTGTGAAAATGATCCGAAGGAGCAATTTTTTCAGGAAGAAACTATTGCTGGAGAAAGTGAGAGAGGAATCCATAGGCAGGCTGTTTCTCAGTTTAGGATAACTGAAATTCATGTCGCAGGTTTTAATGTTGAGCCTAATGATGAACAAGTTTGGAGCACAAAAAGACAGCAACAAGCTGGGACGCGGTGGTTACTATCAAGTGGCATGGGGAGGACAAGCAAACGTCCGTTTTCCAAGTCAAATGCCATCATAAGATTGTCGCCGCAGATAAGGAGAACTATGCGGCCTGGAGATGCTTTGTGGAGCATCTCATCGGATTTTCATATTAGAGATTCCAAATGGAAAGAGTTGGCAACAACAAATGTCCATATACGAAATCCTGATATTATTTTTCCAACTGAAGGTTGTCCAAACCCCAGTCATTTGGGAATCAAGTTATAA